Below is a genomic region from Besnoitia besnoiti strain Bb-Ger1 chromosome Unknown contig00154, whole genome shotgun sequence.
ttaattatgtccatctgtgcatctaagttgagactatcggttatatattttagacgctaacttcccggctaaacatcccttttctttgaaacacacttcccttctcgccgttagcatgatctcaaagtaccagaagccatgtgatctatatagtataacgggacattagaccgaacctgcgatagataaatatatcttggatgattgtatattagcggctaaatgtcaatcaaacatgcgaattttaggttttccatgaaatctatttggaagaagaggcttgatagtactaccgtaagtacataatatacagtcccagcagtagcggttaaactatagaagagtcgagtattatccatgcataccaggcgtaaaaagcgttcatccagttactaaacaggtgccaggccaacaagaatccgatccgtgtattccgtacagactaacattaagaaggcgactaccaaagtgaatgtcatgatattcgtacagcttgtatacaaatgttggtttttcaaatatacgctggataccactatacttaatgcagagcatagttaagatgataactattgtggatatagaaccaattgaacaccatgtattaatataacaaagataatcagggtaatctggtatccttcttggcataacgttgtgtagttatatgaagcgtacattccttaatatctggaacaatagattatggttaggtagtggaacaaggagagcgtctgttgtacatcaacactagatacaaggaacttgacaagcattaatagatttatataaacgacaaggacatgagtctactggattttataatacagggttgaactgtgggttagtttcaatgcccaaggcagagcactggattggatacccagggaactgtgctcccattaataagaatcatattctaagtcaccaggcatgcaataccaatcagataacaactgaagctagactccatgttacacttactaaaatgggattcctaggttgatataaactacctttttctggggagtatatactacgagttggactactggtttagatcttgaaggtctttgtttaccggatccaagttctcttgtgcttttcatgaccatcatgttaagtgcattaagtatagtggtatccagcgtatatttgaaaaaccaacatttgtatacaagctgtacgaatatcatgacattcactttggtagtcgccttcttaatgttagtctgtacggaatacacggatcggattcttgttggcctggcacctgtttagtaactggatgaacgctttttacgcctggtatgcatggataatactcgactcttctatagtttaaccgctactgctgggactgtatattatgtacttacggtagtactatcaagcctcttcttccaaatagatttcatggaaaacctaaaattcgcatgtttgattgacatttagccgctaatatacaatcatccaagatatatttatctatcgcaggttcggtctaatgtcccgttatactatatagatcacatggcttctggtactttgagatcatgctaacggcgagaagggaagtgtgtttcaataactagctgagtgcttgtacggaggatatggtaacttctttgtaccaatatatattggtggttcggaagtcgttttcccaagaactaacgcgatctcctattttctagtaccattagtgaactcttttggtctgatcctaagtacgcagtgagctaactagatacaaggaacttgacaagcattaatagatttatataaacgacaaggacatgagtctactggattttataatacagggttgaactgtgggttagtttcaatgcccaaggcagagcactggattggatacccagggaactgtgctcccattaataagaatcatattctaagtcaccaggcatgcaataccaatcagataacaactgaagctagactccatgttacacttactaaaatgggattcctaggttgatataaactacctttttctggggagtatatactacgagttggactactggtttagatcttgaaggtctttgtttaccggatccaagttctcttgtgcttttcatgaccatcatgttaagtgcattagcagagcatagttaagatgataactattgtggatatagaaccaattgaaacacatgtattaatataacaaagataatcagggtaatctggtatccttcttggcataacgttgtgtagtttatatgaag
It encodes:
- a CDS encoding uncharacterized protein (encoded by transcript BESB_029650); its protein translation is MVMKSTRELGSVIILTMLCIKYSGIQRIFEKPTFVYKLYEYHDIHFGSRLLNVSLYGIHGSDSCWPGTCLVTG